A genome region from Desulfobaccales bacterium includes the following:
- the fmt gene encoding methionyl-tRNA formyltransferase yields the protein MKSGPWRLIFMGTPQFALPSLEAILAAGEEVAAVVTQPDRPRGRGQVVTPSPVKELAQEWNLPVLQPQRLKDPELVKSFAALKPELMIVVAYGRILTPEILAVPAVGSLNVHASLLPRYRGAAPINWALIKGDKVTGVTIQWLRYELDAGPIFLQEQVPITAEDNSETLYSRLAERGAALLVQALDSLRRGEAIKNPQNESEVTLAPPISREMRRVHWELSAPEVAGWIRGLDPRPGAAAQWRGRVIKVFGARLKKSEGSLAAPGTVLRLTPQGLEIACGQGSVTVKEVQLAGHKRLIAAEFLRGQSLIGQVLE from the coding sequence GTGAAATCAGGACCCTGGCGCCTGATTTTCATGGGCACCCCCCAGTTCGCCTTGCCGTCTCTGGAGGCCATCCTGGCCGCGGGGGAAGAGGTGGCGGCCGTGGTGACGCAACCGGACCGGCCCCGGGGGCGGGGCCAGGTAGTCACTCCCTCGCCGGTGAAGGAACTGGCGCAGGAATGGAATCTGCCAGTGCTGCAGCCGCAGCGTCTCAAAGACCCGGAGTTGGTCAAAAGTTTTGCGGCGCTTAAACCGGAACTCATGATTGTCGTGGCCTACGGCCGGATTCTCACGCCTGAGATTCTGGCCGTGCCAGCCGTGGGTTCTCTCAATGTCCACGCCTCCCTTTTGCCGCGTTACCGGGGGGCAGCCCCCATCAATTGGGCGCTGATCAAGGGGGATAAGGTGACCGGGGTAACCATCCAGTGGCTGCGCTATGAACTGGATGCGGGACCGATTTTCCTCCAGGAGCAGGTCCCCATTACCGCGGAAGACAATTCCGAAACCTTGTATTCCCGGTTGGCGGAGCGGGGTGCGGCCTTGCTGGTTCAAGCCTTGGACAGCCTGCGCCGGGGAGAAGCCATCAAAAATCCGCAAAACGAGTCTGAGGTTACCCTGGCCCCGCCTATCTCCCGAGAGATGCGCCGGGTGCATTGGGAGCTTTCGGCCCCGGAAGTGGCGGGTTGGATTCGGGGACTGGACCCGAGGCCCGGCGCTGCCGCCCAATGGCGGGGCCGAGTTATCAAGGTTTTCGGAGCCCGGCTGAAAAAGAGCGAGGGGAGTTTGGCGGCACCGGGGACGGTGCTGCGTCTGACCCCTCAAGGTCTGGAAATCGCCTGCGGCCAGGGAAGCGTCACGGTGAAGGAAGTGCAACTGGCCGGGCACAAGCGCCTTATAGCCGCCGAATTCTTACGGGGTCAATCCCTGATCGGGCAAGTGCTGGAGTAG
- a CDS encoding DUF116 domain-containing protein, producing the protein MDEPVKILNGGNSLRPQKRTFLGLLALTCFLFTLILGILWYVPYVGLTTIHPDLPVVLGIIFSVLLLMVLGILVMLALTVVLGRDLFFSRKLRGLVIKLLLPLMSGVGKLAGVSKEKVRRSFIEINNQLVLAQHLRTTADKLLLLMPHCLQFHECQFRITGSTVHCKRCGKCPITGLVDLSEKYGVGLAVATGGTLARRIVVERKPRLIIAVACERDLSSGIQDSYPLPVFGIINHRPHGPCYDTQVNLEKVEEALTTFLLPQPAVATEKPQPQPA; encoded by the coding sequence ATGGATGAGCCGGTGAAAATATTGAACGGCGGCAATTCCCTGCGGCCTCAGAAGCGCACCTTTCTGGGCTTGCTGGCGCTCACCTGCTTTTTGTTCACCCTCATCCTGGGAATCCTCTGGTATGTGCCCTACGTGGGCCTGACTACGATCCATCCCGATCTGCCTGTCGTCCTGGGGATCATTTTCAGCGTCCTGCTCCTAATGGTGCTGGGTATCCTGGTTATGCTGGCCCTGACCGTGGTCTTAGGAAGGGACCTGTTCTTTTCCCGCAAACTTCGGGGTTTGGTGATCAAGCTGCTCCTGCCCTTGATGAGCGGAGTGGGGAAATTAGCCGGCGTCTCCAAGGAAAAGGTGAGGCGCTCGTTCATCGAAATCAATAATCAATTGGTTTTGGCGCAACACCTGCGCACCACGGCGGATAAACTACTCCTGCTCATGCCCCATTGCCTACAATTCCACGAATGCCAGTTTCGGATTACGGGCAGCACGGTGCACTGCAAACGGTGCGGCAAATGTCCCATAACCGGGTTGGTGGATTTGTCGGAAAAATACGGCGTGGGGCTGGCAGTGGCCACCGGCGGCACTCTGGCTCGCCGCATCGTGGTGGAACGCAAACCCCGCCTGATTATCGCCGTGGCCTGCGAGCGGGACCTCAGCAGCGGCATTCAGGACAGTTATCCTTTGCCGGTTTTCGGGATTATCAACCACCGCCCCCACGGTCCGTGCTACGATACCCAAGTCAACCTGGAAAAGGTAGAAGAAGCCCTGACCACCTTTCTGCTGCCGCAGCCCGCAGTGGCCACCGAGAAGCCCCAGCCTCAGCCGGCCTGA
- a CDS encoding AIR synthase-related protein, with amino-acid sequence MAVRLEIGWRPDLTDAEGEGVRRQAREYFGLDLTAVRVLRVLMLELDLPLTTLEAIRTDIFTHPTTQVSSFQTLARDFQWAIWVGFKPGVRDTAGTVALEAITAYLGESLPVDAAVYTSKLFLLTGDSLTENHAAQIARELLANDMVQEFRIFSRETWDSEHGVGIILPRVMLAHTPRVAAFDLASPEVLKELSRQRHLALRDADLPVILNYFQRPEVKAQRAAVGLAAPTDVELEYLAQARSDHCNHNTFRGRFHYRDAGSGESFILDNPFKVCISAPTREIAQLKPWVVSVLWDNAGVGQLDDEFSYVIKGETHNSPSNLEAYGGSLTGIVGVYRDPLGTGKGARLIGGMYGFCVGPRGYAGPLKPRLHPRRLLDGVIEGVKDGGNKSGIPTVNGALYFDAAYLGKSLVFVGAVGLLPLKIKGEPGAEKAAHPGDLIITCGGRVGKDGIHGVTASSEVSSPGTPAGHVQIGDPYTQKNMHDFLLEARDQGLITFITDCGGGGLSSAVGESAQMAGGGEVWLEAVPVKYQGLDPWEIWVSESQERMVIGVKPEHEARFKGLARKHAVEASVMGRYTDSGVLEVKYQGRTCAFMDLSFLEEEFPPWEFEAEWLPPETRLTEPVLGDPGDHLGMLLALLDRPNICSREWIIRQYDHEVQGASVIKPLVGEFTPVPGDAAILRPRPNSHRGLALSLALCPAYSQIDTYHMTAVTIDEAVRRLLAVGGTLDHIGGVDNFCWPSVEYDPRMNPDGRYKAAQLVRSCLALKDLCLAYGIPLLSGKDSMYVDGLIPGAYGEMHRVSGLPTLFFTAVSVLPDLKRALSLEWKRPGDSIYLVGDTRPELGGSEFYELLGYVGLSVPEVRYKEFLAYYRLLEEAGQAELMASAHGLYRGGLGVHLALASLAAGLGIEVDLSLVAPESPAYASLYSESAGRFLVSVDPAHQGRLEDLFRGQPLTLIGQVRSDQTVKIVRHGQPLLSAPLETLKAAWERRFGSLI; translated from the coding sequence ATGGCAGTACGGCTGGAAATCGGTTGGCGCCCGGACCTTACAGACGCAGAAGGGGAGGGGGTGCGCCGCCAGGCCCGGGAATACTTCGGTCTCGACCTTACCGCGGTCCGGGTTTTGCGGGTCCTTATGCTGGAGTTGGACCTGCCTCTGACGACCTTGGAGGCAATCCGCACGGATATCTTCACGCATCCCACCACCCAGGTATCAAGCTTTCAGACCCTGGCCCGGGATTTCCAGTGGGCCATCTGGGTGGGCTTTAAACCCGGGGTACGGGATACGGCCGGGACCGTAGCCCTGGAAGCCATCACGGCCTACCTGGGGGAATCTCTGCCGGTGGACGCCGCGGTGTATACCTCCAAGCTCTTCCTACTAACCGGCGATAGCCTCACCGAGAACCACGCGGCCCAGATCGCCCGGGAACTTCTGGCCAACGACATGGTCCAGGAATTTCGGATATTTTCCCGGGAGACCTGGGATTCCGAGCATGGAGTGGGGATTATTCTGCCCCGGGTTATGCTGGCCCACACTCCTAGGGTTGCGGCCTTTGATCTGGCTTCACCGGAGGTCCTCAAGGAATTGAGCCGCCAGCGCCATCTGGCGCTCCGGGATGCCGACCTGCCGGTTATCTTAAATTATTTTCAGCGCCCCGAAGTTAAGGCCCAGCGGGCCGCGGTGGGACTGGCGGCCCCCACCGACGTGGAACTGGAATACCTGGCCCAGGCCAGGAGCGACCATTGCAACCACAACACCTTTCGGGGGCGGTTTCATTACCGAGACGCGGGGAGCGGGGAAAGCTTCATCCTGGACAATCCTTTCAAGGTCTGCATCTCCGCGCCCACCCGGGAGATTGCCCAGCTTAAACCCTGGGTAGTTTCGGTGCTCTGGGACAACGCCGGAGTGGGGCAGTTGGACGACGAGTTTTCCTATGTAATCAAGGGCGAAACTCACAACTCCCCTTCCAACCTGGAGGCCTACGGCGGTTCCCTCACCGGCATTGTGGGCGTTTACCGGGACCCTTTAGGCACCGGCAAAGGAGCTCGCCTCATCGGGGGTATGTACGGCTTTTGCGTGGGACCCCGAGGCTATGCCGGGCCGCTCAAGCCCCGGCTGCACCCCCGGCGTCTCCTGGATGGCGTCATCGAAGGCGTCAAGGACGGCGGCAATAAGAGCGGGATACCCACCGTCAACGGCGCCCTTTATTTTGATGCTGCTTACCTGGGCAAGTCCCTGGTATTTGTGGGTGCGGTGGGGTTGCTGCCCCTGAAGATCAAAGGCGAGCCCGGGGCAGAGAAAGCGGCTCACCCCGGCGATTTGATTATCACTTGCGGCGGCCGGGTTGGCAAAGACGGGATTCACGGGGTGACCGCATCGTCCGAGGTCTCGTCCCCGGGCACCCCGGCCGGCCACGTCCAGATCGGCGACCCCTACACCCAGAAGAACATGCACGATTTTTTGTTAGAGGCCCGGGACCAGGGGCTCATCACCTTCATCACCGACTGCGGCGGTGGCGGGCTATCCTCGGCGGTGGGAGAATCGGCCCAAATGGCTGGCGGCGGGGAGGTCTGGCTGGAAGCAGTGCCCGTTAAGTACCAGGGGCTGGACCCCTGGGAGATTTGGGTGTCTGAATCCCAAGAGCGCATGGTGATAGGGGTAAAACCTGAACACGAAGCCCGCTTCAAAGGCCTGGCCCGGAAGCATGCGGTGGAGGCCAGTGTCATGGGCCGCTATACCGACAGCGGGGTCCTGGAGGTAAAATACCAGGGACGCACCTGCGCGTTTATGGACTTATCGTTCCTGGAGGAGGAGTTCCCTCCCTGGGAGTTCGAAGCCGAGTGGCTGCCACCGGAGACCCGCCTGACCGAGCCGGTTTTGGGCGACCCCGGGGATCACCTGGGCATGCTCCTGGCCCTGCTGGACCGGCCCAATATCTGTTCCCGGGAGTGGATCATCCGCCAGTACGATCACGAGGTCCAGGGAGCCAGCGTAATCAAACCCCTGGTGGGGGAGTTTACCCCGGTCCCAGGCGACGCCGCCATCCTCAGACCCCGGCCAAACTCGCACCGGGGACTGGCCTTAAGCCTGGCCTTGTGTCCTGCCTACTCCCAGATCGACACTTATCACATGACCGCGGTGACCATCGATGAAGCGGTGCGGCGCCTGTTGGCGGTGGGCGGAACCCTGGATCACATCGGAGGAGTGGACAATTTCTGCTGGCCCAGTGTGGAATACGATCCCCGCATGAACCCTGACGGCCGCTATAAAGCAGCCCAGTTGGTGCGGTCCTGCCTGGCGCTCAAGGACCTGTGCCTGGCTTACGGTATCCCGTTGTTGTCCGGCAAAGACAGCATGTATGTGGATGGCCTGATACCCGGGGCGTACGGGGAGATGCACCGGGTGAGCGGCCTGCCCACCCTATTTTTCACTGCGGTCAGTGTCCTGCCGGATCTTAAGCGGGCCTTGAGCCTGGAGTGGAAGCGACCCGGGGATTCCATTTACCTGGTGGGCGACACCCGGCCGGAGCTGGGCGGCTCGGAGTTTTACGAGCTGTTGGGCTATGTGGGACTGAGCGTGCCTGAGGTGCGCTATAAGGAATTCCTGGCATACTACCGCCTGCTGGAGGAGGCCGGCCAGGCCGAATTGATGGCTTCGGCCCACGGCCTCTATCGGGGCGGCTTGGGGGTGCATCTGGCTTTAGCCAGCCTGGCCGCGGGGTTGGGCATCGAGGTGGACCTGAGCCTGGTGGCACCGGAATCCCCGGCTTACGCCAGTCTCTATTCCGAGTCGGCCGGACGGTTCCTGGTGAGCGTCGACCCGGCCCACCAGGGCCGTCTGGAAGATCTCTTTCGGGGCCAGCCTCTCACCTTAATCGGGCAGGTGAGGTCCGATCAAACCGTGAAGATTGTGCGGCATGGGCAGCCCCTGCTCTCGGCTCCCCTGGAAACCCTCAAGGCCGCCTGGGAGCGCCGTTTCGGCAGCCTGATTTGA
- a CDS encoding ion channel — MVLSNKSAIQQAKDKLGRGLDRVLTLRPEWPLALALVLSGALNIESGLRYNLVPFTQIGPLSSVAQSLSVLGSSTQVFLGASLVLVGLGLLKRLASAWAFAVLLLAVTLGVNLAQGNQGASLILSGLILLALLVFKRHFTFRTATAHYIFSFMGMLAILVYGTFGAYMLGEGFHPKIHDLISSFYFTIITLATVGYGDIVPITQETRFFVVSLLIVGLSVFATSIASILGPALSEEIDRFFNPREKKMKPTNHVILAGEGALAANTSRELQARGIPFVQIIATASVPPHLPEDLVVRGNPGDDQVLREAGIDSAILVIAARDDDGENAFISLVAKDLNPNVKVLAVASSAGSIRRLRLARAEIVFAPSVVGGRMLANIVEGKEIPQEFKDLLEGKRKKPETK, encoded by the coding sequence ATGGTCCTCAGTAATAAATCGGCGATTCAGCAAGCCAAAGATAAATTGGGCCGCGGTCTGGACCGGGTGCTGACGCTACGGCCCGAGTGGCCCCTGGCCCTGGCCCTGGTGCTCAGCGGCGCCCTGAATATCGAAAGCGGCCTCAGGTACAACCTGGTGCCATTCACCCAGATCGGACCCCTATCCAGCGTGGCCCAATCGCTGTCGGTGCTGGGAAGCAGCACCCAGGTCTTTCTGGGAGCCTCTCTGGTGCTGGTGGGCCTCGGCTTGTTAAAGCGGTTGGCCTCGGCCTGGGCCTTTGCCGTGCTGCTTTTGGCGGTCACTCTGGGGGTCAACCTGGCCCAGGGAAACCAGGGCGCCAGCCTGATTCTCTCCGGTCTGATACTCCTGGCCCTCTTAGTCTTCAAGCGGCACTTCACCTTCCGCACCGCCACAGCACATTACATCTTCTCTTTCATGGGCATGCTGGCCATCCTGGTGTACGGCACCTTTGGCGCTTACATGTTGGGGGAGGGATTCCACCCCAAAATCCATGACCTGATCTCGTCCTTTTACTTCACCATCATCACTCTGGCCACGGTGGGCTATGGCGATATCGTGCCGATTACCCAGGAAACCCGGTTCTTCGTCGTGTCCCTGCTGATCGTGGGTTTGAGTGTCTTTGCCACCTCGATCGCTTCGATCCTGGGCCCCGCCCTTTCAGAAGAGATTGATCGCTTTTTCAACCCCAGGGAAAAAAAAATGAAGCCGACAAATCACGTTATCCTGGCGGGGGAAGGCGCCCTGGCCGCCAATACCTCCCGGGAGCTCCAGGCCCGGGGCATCCCCTTCGTGCAGATCATTGCCACGGCCTCAGTCCCCCCGCACCTGCCGGAAGATCTGGTGGTACGCGGCAACCCCGGCGATGACCAGGTCCTCAGAGAAGCAGGTATCGACAGCGCCATCCTGGTCATTGCCGCTCGGGACGACGATGGCGAAAACGCTTTCATCTCCCTGGTGGCCAAGGATTTAAACCCCAACGTCAAAGTCCTGGCAGTCGCCAGTTCGGCCGGCTCCATCCGCCGGTTGAGGTTGGCCCGGGCCGAAATCGTCTTCGCGCCGTCGGTGGTGGGAGGCCGCATGCTCGCCAACATCGTGGAAGGCAAAGAGATTCCCCAAGAGTTCAAAGACCTTCTGGAGGGCAAACGGAAAAAACCTGAAACCAAATGA
- the rsmB gene encoding 16S rRNA (cytosine(967)-C(5))-methyltransferase RsmB, protein MSKPQALPHSTGARALALDILAAAARHGESVEELLAATLKRHRDLSRPERGLLLELVQGVKRWEVRLDYVLSRLSDMPLKKLHPLVLQLLRLGAYQILMLDRVPARAVLHEAGNLAKARGLPKSHVGFVNAVLRRLAAEEVPPLPDPAADPVLGLSVLHSHPAWLVRRWLTRSGPEATAARLAANNRVPPLSVRVNTLKTDPATLIARLAREGVVARRCRFSPVGLIFESIQTSPTELSSYREGLWLFQDEGAQLISGLLPLGPGLRLAEIGAGRGGKTTHLSEAMVNSGLLAAVDRHAGRLKELRKNTRRWGVEIAYPIQADAAMTLPLKSGTMDAVVLDVPCSALGILRRHPEIKSRLKEEDLATFPPRQAAMLDEAGRVIKPGGRLLYITCTTEPEENESQIDHFLTEHPEFHLATDANLLPPQAYLVQPPGYFRSSPEVHDLDAFFAAVLVKT, encoded by the coding sequence ATGAGTAAACCTCAGGCATTGCCACATTCCACCGGCGCCCGGGCCCTGGCCCTGGATATTTTGGCCGCGGCCGCCCGGCACGGAGAGTCGGTCGAGGAATTGCTCGCCGCCACCCTCAAGCGTCATCGGGATCTATCGAGGCCGGAGCGGGGCTTGCTGCTAGAGTTGGTGCAGGGGGTGAAGCGCTGGGAGGTGCGGCTTGATTATGTCTTGTCCCGCCTTTCGGATATGCCCCTGAAAAAACTCCATCCCCTGGTCTTGCAACTTCTCCGCCTGGGAGCGTATCAGATCCTCATGTTAGATCGGGTGCCAGCCAGGGCGGTACTCCATGAAGCCGGGAATCTGGCTAAGGCCCGGGGCCTGCCCAAGAGTCATGTAGGCTTTGTCAACGCAGTGTTGCGCCGGTTGGCCGCAGAGGAGGTGCCGCCCCTGCCCGATCCCGCAGCCGATCCGGTGTTGGGCTTAAGCGTGTTGCACTCGCACCCTGCCTGGCTGGTGAGACGCTGGCTGACGCGCTCTGGGCCTGAGGCCACCGCCGCCCGCCTGGCCGCCAACAACCGGGTTCCGCCGCTCTCCGTGCGGGTCAACACCCTAAAAACCGATCCCGCCACCCTCATAGCCCGGTTGGCCCGGGAGGGAGTGGTTGCCCGGCGTTGCCGGTTTTCCCCGGTGGGCCTCATCTTCGAGAGCATTCAAACCTCGCCCACCGAGTTATCGTCCTATCGGGAAGGCCTCTGGCTCTTCCAGGATGAAGGGGCCCAGTTGATTTCCGGTTTGCTCCCCTTGGGGCCGGGGCTGCGCCTTGCAGAAATCGGGGCCGGCCGAGGGGGCAAGACCACCCACCTGTCTGAAGCCATGGTCAATTCCGGCCTGCTGGCGGCGGTGGACCGCCATGCGGGGCGCCTTAAGGAGCTCAGGAAGAACACGCGGCGCTGGGGGGTGGAGATAGCCTATCCCATCCAGGCAGACGCGGCTATGACTCTACCCTTGAAAAGCGGTACGATGGACGCGGTGGTTCTGGACGTCCCGTGCTCGGCCCTTGGAATCCTGCGGCGCCACCCGGAGATCAAGAGCCGGCTTAAGGAGGAGGACCTGGCCACGTTTCCGCCCCGGCAGGCCGCCATGCTGGATGAGGCCGGCAGGGTCATAAAACCGGGCGGTCGCCTGCTGTATATCACCTGCACTACCGAACCCGAGGAAAATGAGTCACAGATTGATCATTTTCTTACCGAACACCCGGAATTTCACCTGGCCACCGATGCAAACCTGCTGCCGCCTCAGGCTTATCTGGTACAGCCCCCCGGTTATTTCCGCAGCTCTCCGGAAGTACATGACCTGGACGCCTTTTTTGCCGCGGTGCTGGTCAAGACATGA
- a CDS encoding NIL domain-containing protein, translating to MHAEMLVLRFSQEVVDQPIIYRLVKDYDLEFNLLKATIYPRKEGVMVMELRGHPKNFRRGLKYLKDSGVKVQRVAREVRRNEESCYQCGACTAVCPTGALRVKRPEMEVLFDPEKCSACELCCPVCPARAMEVRLDRSAL from the coding sequence ATGCATGCGGAAATGTTAGTGCTGCGGTTTTCCCAGGAGGTGGTGGATCAGCCCATCATTTACCGCCTGGTCAAAGATTATGACCTGGAGTTTAATCTGCTCAAGGCCACCATCTATCCCCGGAAAGAAGGGGTGATGGTCATGGAGCTCAGGGGGCATCCGAAAAATTTTCGCCGGGGTCTCAAGTACCTGAAGGATTCAGGGGTTAAGGTCCAGCGGGTGGCCCGCGAGGTGCGCCGCAATGAAGAGAGCTGTTACCAGTGCGGCGCCTGCACCGCGGTCTGCCCCACCGGGGCCCTGCGCGTCAAGCGGCCTGAGATGGAAGTCCTCTTTGACCCCGAAAAATGTAGCGCCTGCGAACTGTGTTGCCCGGTGTGCCCGGCCCGGGCCATGGAGGTTCGGCTCGACCGCAGCGCCTTGTAA
- a CDS encoding adenylate/guanylate cyclase domain-containing protein — protein sequence MKLRTHLLLSYLALIVILGIGAWFIDDYVMRNLTKSAITIADRAIGQVTEANVRYSDHILTRVGEYIVQDKAEDVARELAYLLGGKQTYDYAKLRRDPLLRKIATQSIYTPDGPAGYVDLYDKNGYILFHPDASVEGRNQLDWEKEYPETTELIRRSFTTNLVKGYFTFFDKNKRERKRFSVRIHIPGTPFIVAAIVNLDEFFSPAQQRMQDSCRLVTAEARQQIGEHFAALNQKVMVAGLVAGLALCLIGGFSGLWFAGAIARPISRLRDGVREVGEGNFAVAVPVRGVREVAELATSFNHLGEQLTGYIAKRDFIRDTFGRYVTQEVVTKLLASEEALEMGGETREVSLIMSDLRGFTAIISEMEPEQVITFLNRYLSKMIEILLDDRAVIDEILGDGILAFFGAPEPLEDHPARAVACALRMQAAMAELNAANAADGFPLLAMGIGVNTGTVVVGNIGSERRTKYSVVGSDVNFAARMEGFALAGQVLISAATYRKVKDLVEVRNELEVEMKGMPGRATLYDVQGIGAPYHIRLPDKSEVPELLPQEIKVQLHHLKNKIVTGATIQAWVTHLCDTGAVLTSADKVEPWEDVRLIFLDEKQEPLPGHIYGKVTRVKPQGEGRCEVLISFTSVPPEIYRNWRKTKGEA from the coding sequence ATGAAACTGCGCACCCATTTGCTTCTGTCCTATCTGGCGCTCATCGTCATCTTGGGGATCGGCGCCTGGTTTATCGACGATTACGTCATGCGTAACCTTACCAAGAGCGCGATTACCATCGCGGATCGCGCCATTGGTCAAGTGACCGAGGCGAATGTGCGCTATTCGGACCACATTCTCACGCGGGTGGGGGAATATATTGTCCAGGATAAGGCCGAAGACGTGGCCCGGGAGTTGGCTTATCTCTTGGGAGGGAAGCAAACCTACGATTACGCCAAACTGCGGCGTGACCCCTTGCTCAGAAAGATCGCCACCCAATCGATTTACACGCCGGACGGTCCCGCCGGGTACGTGGATTTATACGATAAGAACGGCTACATTCTGTTTCATCCCGATGCAAGCGTGGAAGGCCGCAACCAGTTGGATTGGGAGAAGGAATACCCGGAGACCACAGAGTTGATCAGGCGTTCCTTCACCACCAACCTGGTTAAAGGTTATTTCACTTTTTTCGATAAGAATAAAAGGGAACGGAAAAGATTCTCGGTGAGAATTCATATTCCCGGCACACCCTTCATTGTTGCAGCTATCGTCAATCTGGATGAATTTTTTTCCCCCGCCCAACAGCGGATGCAGGACTCCTGCCGGCTCGTAACGGCGGAGGCCAGGCAGCAGATCGGAGAACATTTTGCCGCCCTCAACCAGAAAGTCATGGTGGCCGGCCTCGTTGCCGGGCTGGCCCTATGCCTGATCGGCGGCTTTTCGGGGTTGTGGTTTGCAGGCGCCATCGCCCGACCCATTTCCCGCCTCCGGGATGGGGTGCGAGAGGTGGGGGAGGGCAACTTTGCCGTGGCCGTACCCGTCCGGGGGGTAAGGGAGGTGGCGGAACTGGCCACTTCGTTTAACCACCTGGGCGAGCAGCTCACCGGCTACATTGCCAAACGTGATTTCATCCGGGACACGTTTGGGCGGTACGTCACCCAGGAAGTGGTGACCAAGTTGCTGGCCTCTGAAGAAGCCTTGGAAATGGGGGGAGAGACCCGGGAAGTCTCCCTCATCATGTCGGATTTGCGAGGCTTCACCGCCATCATCTCCGAGATGGAGCCGGAGCAGGTCATTACTTTTCTCAACCGTTACCTGAGCAAGATGATAGAAATCCTTCTGGACGACCGGGCCGTTATCGACGAGATCCTGGGAGATGGCATCCTGGCCTTCTTTGGCGCACCTGAGCCTCTGGAGGATCACCCGGCCCGGGCCGTAGCCTGCGCCTTGCGGATGCAGGCGGCCATGGCTGAACTCAACGCGGCAAACGCGGCCGACGGCTTCCCCCTGTTGGCCATGGGTATCGGCGTGAATACCGGTACCGTGGTGGTGGGCAACATTGGCTCGGAGAGGCGGACCAAATATAGCGTCGTGGGGTCCGACGTGAATTTTGCCGCCCGCATGGAAGGCTTCGCTCTGGCGGGACAGGTGCTGATCAGCGCTGCAACTTACCGTAAAGTGAAGGATCTGGTGGAAGTGAGAAATGAGCTGGAAGTGGAGATGAAGGGGATGCCGGGGCGGGCCACACTCTATGACGTCCAGGGGATTGGCGCCCCTTACCATATCCGGCTGCCGGATAAGTCAGAGGTGCCGGAGTTGCTGCCGCAGGAGATCAAGGTGCAATTGCACCATCTCAAAAATAAGATTGTCACCGGGGCCACCATCCAGGCCTGGGTGACGCATCTGTGTGATACCGGCGCGGTGTTGACCTCAGCGGATAAAGTGGAGCCATGGGAGGATGTCCGCTTAATTTTCCTGGATGAAAAGCAAGAACCCCTCCCGGGCCATATCTATGGCAAGGTCACCCGGGTGAAGCCCCAGGGTGAGGGCCGGTGTGAAGTCCTCATCAGTTTCACCTCGGTGCCCCCGGAAATCTACCGGAATTGGCGTAAGACCAAAGGGGAGGCGTGA
- a CDS encoding periplasmic heavy metal sensor yields MKVSKMSLVILLALALTASLAVSSWARGGMGGMGCGMMGAMNLSPEQAGKLFDLKQKFMNDTADVRKQMMVKHAELAALWKAENPDEKAIVAKQKELNAVKGQMQEKSVAFRLEARKISPQLAQGFGHMGMGRGMGGPGGGMGPGGCPMVGPGGGMGPGGPAPAGPAK; encoded by the coding sequence ATGAAAGTAAGTAAGATGTCCTTGGTGATTCTGTTGGCCCTGGCGTTGACCGCGAGTCTGGCGGTGTCCTCTTGGGCCCGCGGCGGCATGGGCGGCATGGGTTGCGGTATGATGGGAGCCATGAACCTCAGCCCCGAGCAAGCCGGAAAGCTCTTTGATCTTAAGCAGAAGTTCATGAACGATACTGCGGATGTCCGCAAACAGATGATGGTCAAGCACGCGGAGTTAGCGGCGTTATGGAAGGCCGAAAATCCCGACGAGAAGGCAATTGTCGCCAAACAGAAAGAGTTGAATGCCGTTAAGGGCCAGATGCAGGAAAAGAGCGTGGCCTTCCGGCTGGAAGCCCGTAAAATTTCTCCGCAACTGGCGCAAGGTTTCGGCCACATGGGAATGGGCCGTGGCATGGGCGGACCTGGCGGTGGTATGGGACCTGGCGGCTGCCCCATGGTCGGCCCCGGTGGCGGCATGGGTCCTGGTGGTCCAGCCCCTGCTGGTCCGGCCAAGTAA
- the def gene encoding peptide deformylase translates to MAVLPICKLPDPVLRREAEEVANINGKLQRLIDDMTETMYAAPGLGLAANQVGELKRLIVFDVAHKEGRARKPWVVLNPCIVASEGEIIHEEGCLSVADFSAEVQRHAQVLVKGLDREGKPIEITGEGLLAVVLQHEIDHLNGILFIDHISRLKRGLFLRRLKKQVGAR, encoded by the coding sequence ATGGCAGTGTTACCGATTTGCAAATTGCCCGATCCGGTGCTGCGGCGAGAAGCCGAGGAAGTTGCGAATATTAATGGAAAATTGCAGCGCCTCATCGACGATATGACCGAGACCATGTATGCCGCGCCAGGTCTGGGGCTGGCCGCCAACCAGGTGGGGGAACTTAAGCGTCTTATTGTCTTTGATGTGGCCCACAAGGAGGGCAGGGCCCGGAAACCTTGGGTGGTGCTCAATCCCTGCATCGTCGCTTCGGAAGGGGAGATCATCCATGAAGAGGGCTGCCTGTCGGTGGCGGACTTCTCTGCCGAGGTGCAGCGCCATGCTCAGGTGCTGGTGAAGGGCCTGGACCGGGAAGGCAAGCCCATTGAAATTACCGGCGAGGGGTTGCTGGCGGTGGTCCTGCAGCACGAAATCGACCATCTGAACGGCATTCTGTTTATCGATCATATCAGCCGCCTCAAGCGGGGACTCTTCTTAAGACGATTGAAGAAACAGGTGGGAGCCAGGTGA